A window of Streptomyces profundus genomic DNA:
GGCTACCACCAGCAGTACCTGGACAAGAACCCGGCCGGTTACTGCGGTCTCGGCGGCACGGGCCTGTCCTGCCCGGTGGGGGTGGCGCGGGCCTGAGGCTGCGCTCCGGCCGGCGGGGTCAGGCGGGCGTGACGGCCGCGTGCACGCCGGGGAGGTCGTCGAACGCCGCCTTGCCGTCGGTGGTCAGCAGCGTCCTGGCCGTGGCGGCGGCGGTCGCGGCGATGATCAGATCGTGGGCGCCGCGGGGCTTTCCCTCGCGGCGCACATGAGCCAACAGCCGTGCGTGCACAAGCGCCACATCGTCCGTGTAGTCCTCCACCGGGATCAGGGCGCGCACGCCGTCGACGAACTCCTGCCGCCGCACGCGACGTTGCCCCTCGGAGAGCTCCACCCCGAGTTGCAGCTCGGCGAGGCTCACGGCCGCGATGGTCACATCGTCATCCTCGTCGAGCACCCGCGCGAGACCGGCGTGGCCACGCTCGGCCCGGATGACGACGCCCGTGTCCAGGATCAGTCGTCGTGCCATGTCGCGCTCATCTCGTCGGTGACACTCTCCCGAGCAGCGGCCACATCGTCCGCGAAGCCCTCGTCCACCGGGTGCGACTCCAGGAACGCCTTGATCGCCGCACCGTTGCCGGAGGGCGCGGGAGCCAGCGTCGCCAGCCGTCGCCCGCCACGGGTGATCACAATCGTCTCTCCATGCTCGGCTCTGTCGAGCACGGAGGCGAAGTTGCGTGCGACCTCCGTCGCCGTCATCGTCCTCATGGGATCAGAGTATCTGATTTTCCCTGATGAGCACGAGTGGGATCAGGCTCACGTCAGCCTCCGGGAGGGGGAGGGATCTACCGCCTTTGAGGTACCGGTACCACCAGCAGTACCTGGACAAGAACCCGGCCGGTTCTTGCGGTCTCGGCGGCACGGGCCTGTCCTGCCCGGTGGGGGTGGCGCGGGCCTGAGGGCGGGGACGCGGGGGTGGGCGTCGAGCGTTTCGGCGCCACGAACTCCGGCCGAAATGCCGCTGGTGGGCCGGTACCGGGGTGGGTAGGGAGTTCCCGGAACGAACCAACGTCACCGAGGACTTGAGGACGCGCCGACGATGCTGACCGACTTCACCCACCGCCTGCCCACGTCCGAGGAGGTGTTACCCGGTCGCTCGGAGCCCATGTTCACGGTGCCCGAGAAGCACACCGTGCTGGGGACACGTCTGCTGGGGCCGTACCCGGCGGGGTTCGAGATCGCCGAGTTCGCGCTCGGCTGCTTCTGGGGCGCGGAGCGCCGCTTCTGGCGGACGGACGGCGTGTGGACCACGCTGACCGGCTTCCAGGGCGGCGGCACGGCGCACCCCATCTCCGAGGAGGTCGCCTCCGGGCGCACCGGTCACGCGGAGACCGTCCGCGCCGTCTTCGACCCCGCCAGGGTCACCTACCGCGCGCTGCTCAAGGTGTTCTGGGAGGGCCACGACCCGACCCAGGGCTTCCGGCAGGGCAACGACATCGGCACCCACTGCCGGTCCGCCGTCTTCCACCACTCCCCCGCGCAGCGCGACGCCGCCGAGGAGACCAGGGACAGCTACCAGAAGGTCCTCGGCGACAAGGGCTACGGGCAGATCACCACGGAGATCCTCCCGGCCCGGGAGTTCCCGTTCTACCCGGCGGAGACCCGTCACCAGCAGTACCTGGACAAGCACCCCCGGGGCTACTGCGGTCTCGGCGGCACAGGTCTGACCTGCGACGTGGACTGACCTCGCCCCGCCCCCGGCACCGCGACGGCCGCGTACCCACCCGACGGGTACGCGGCCGTCGCCGCGTCGGACGCGCCTCGGGCACTCTGCTGTTGGCTGATCTGCTCCGGGCCTAGAGGTGCCGGGATGTGGCGGTCGGCGGCGGATGGTGGTGGGGAGGGCGCGGCTTCGGTGTCGCGCCGATGCGAGGAGAAGGAGAAGGTGATGGTCATACCGGTCACCGCCGCCGAGGGCGACACCCCGACCACCAGGATCGACGACGAGTTGGCCGCCCGGCTGCTGACCCAGCGCATCGTGTTCCTGGGCACCCAGGTGGACGAGGTCTCGGCGAACCGGGTCTGCGCGCAGTTGCTGCTGCTGTCCGCCGAGGACCCGCGCGAGGACATCAGGCTCTGCGTCAACAGCCCCGGCGGCTCGGTCTCGGCCGGGCTGGCGATCTACGACACCATGCGGCTGATCCCCAACGACGTGGCCACCCTGGCCATGGGGTTCGCCGCCAGCATGGGCCAGTTCCTGCTCGCCACCGGCACCCCGGGCAAGCGGTACGCGCTGCCCAACGCGCGGATCATGATGCACCAGCCGTCCGCCGGGATCGGCGGCTCCACCTCGGACATCGCGATCCAGGCGGAGAACCTGGAGTTCACCAAGCGGACCGTGGAACGGATCACCGCCGAGCACACCGGCCAGACCGAGGAGACCATCGCCAGGGACGGCGACCGGGACCGCTGGTTCACGGCGGAACAGGCCAGGGAGTACGGGCTGATCGACCGGGTCGTCGTCTCCCTCGCCGACCTCGCCCCCACCTCCCCTCGCCGGACCGGCTTCTAGGAACAGGACGGTTCACCCCATGAGCCAGTACACGATCCCCACCGTGGTCGAGCGCACGTCGAGCGGTGAGCGCGCCTACGACATCTACAGCCGGCTGCTCTCCGACCGGGTGATCTTCCTCGGCACCGAGATCGACGACGGCGTGGCCAACGTCGTGATCGCCCAGCTGCTGCACCTGGAGTCGGCCAACCCGGAGCAGGAGATCTCGATCTACATCAACTCCCCCGGTGGCTCGCCGACCTCGCTGATGGCGATCTACGACACGATGTCGTTCGTGAACGCGCCGATCTCCACGTTCTGCGTGGGGCAGGCCGCGTCCACCGCGGCCGTGCTCCTCGCGGCCGGCGACCGGGGCCGCCGGGCGGTGCTCGGCCACGCGCGGGTGCTGATCGGGCAACCGGTGAGCGGCGGACACCGGGGCACGGTCTCGGACCTCTCCATCCAGGCGAAGGAGATGCTGCGCATCCGCTCCCAGGTGGAGGAGGTCCTCTCCGAGCACACCGGACACGAAGTGGCCACCCTGCGAGCGGAGATGGACCGCGACCGGGTCCTCACCGCACGCGAGGCGGTCGAATTCGGCCTCGCGGACCAGATCGTCACCCGGCGTACCCCGGTCGCCACCTGACGGCTCCCCGCCGGGGGGCGAACACCGGCGGACGGACGGACGGACGGTGGGCCGGGCGGTGGGGCGGTGGGGCGGGGGAACGGCCGGCCCGCCGGTGGGCGGAACATGCGGGTGGCGACCGCACCAGCGCCGTCCTTCCGCCCCACCCCGAACGGACACCGGGGCAGGCCCCGCCCGACCACGTCACGCGTCGGACCGCCGGCGCGCGCCCCCGACAGCCGGTCGTACGAGCCCCGCCGGCCCGGCCCCGGCCGCACGGCCCAGCTCGTCGGCGCCGCACCGACGGTTGCCGACAACGCCCCGCGCCCGCGCGGTGGGCGCGGGCCTCAGGCCGCCAGCAGCACCGTGTCGCCGGTGCGGGGACGGGCGCGGGCGCGGTGGGCGAGCAGGGATGTGGCCGACGGCTCCGGCCCCGGCCGGCTCGCGGGGCGGGCCGCCGGGTCCGCCGTCAACTGGTCCTGGGTCAGGGCCAGGAGGTCGGCGAGGCCGAGGCCGAGGGCCTGCGCCGCCGCGGCGAGCACCTCGGACGACGCCTCCTTCCGGCCGCGCTCCACCTCGGAGAGGTACGGCATGGAGATGCGCGCCTTCTCGGCCACCTCCTTGAGCGTGCGCCCGCGCGCCAGCCGCTCGCGGCGGAGCGC
This region includes:
- a CDS encoding PIN domain-containing protein, which produces MARRLILDTGVVIRAERGHAGLARVLDEDDDVTIAAVSLAELQLGVELSEGQRRVRRQEFVDGVRALIPVEDYTDDVALVHARLLAHVRREGKPRGAHDLIIAATAAATARTLLTTDGKAAFDDLPGVHAAVTPA
- a CDS encoding type II toxin-antitoxin system Phd/YefM family antitoxin yields the protein MRTMTATEVARNFASVLDRAEHGETIVITRGGRRLATLAPAPSGNGAAIKAFLESHPVDEGFADDVAAARESVTDEMSATWHDD
- the msrA gene encoding peptide-methionine (S)-S-oxide reductase MsrA translates to MLTDFTHRLPTSEEVLPGRSEPMFTVPEKHTVLGTRLLGPYPAGFEIAEFALGCFWGAERRFWRTDGVWTTLTGFQGGGTAHPISEEVASGRTGHAETVRAVFDPARVTYRALLKVFWEGHDPTQGFRQGNDIGTHCRSAVFHHSPAQRDAAEETRDSYQKVLGDKGYGQITTEILPAREFPFYPAETRHQQYLDKHPRGYCGLGGTGLTCDVD
- a CDS encoding ClpP family protease, producing MVIPVTAAEGDTPTTRIDDELAARLLTQRIVFLGTQVDEVSANRVCAQLLLLSAEDPREDIRLCVNSPGGSVSAGLAIYDTMRLIPNDVATLAMGFAASMGQFLLATGTPGKRYALPNARIMMHQPSAGIGGSTSDIAIQAENLEFTKRTVERITAEHTGQTEETIARDGDRDRWFTAEQAREYGLIDRVVVSLADLAPTSPRRTGF
- a CDS encoding helix-turn-helix domain-containing protein — translated: MGFLRPVPAPGAAPEPAPAPVTVREPLWRHVVGAALRRERLARGRTLKEVAEKARISMPYLSEVERGRKEASSEVLAAAAQALGLGLADLLALTQDQLTADPAARPASRPGPEPSATSLLAHRARARPRTGDTVLLAA